The DNA window TATGTGATCAACGGCATCGATACTGGAGCGGTTGCGTTCTAACAGACAAAAGAGAAAAGGGCGTGTTTCCTAGAGAAGTTGGATTTTCAAAAGGACGCGCCTTTTTTGTTGCGGTGGATGATGAGTCTGAAAATTAAAAAATAATTTAAAAAAATATTGACAAATTTAAAAATGAGTGATAGTATTACGATATAAACAACAAAGCACATTAAAAAACAGATAAAACATTTGTTGAAGGTGTGGTTGTTGTTCATTTGAAAACCATCTGTAAAATAAAACTTTAAAAAGAGCGGACTTGATCGAAAAGCAATATTTTCTATTCAGAAAGCGGGATCTTTATAATCAGGTTCAAGATAAGTGGATCAAAAAGGAAGATTTCGGTGAAGGAATAGCGGTATTGGCGGAAGACAGGAACTGGTCTCTGAAAGAAGCAAAGGACTACGGACGGTGTTCAGAAATAGTTTAAGAAAGGAAGGTATGGACCACCAAAAAATTAAACTATGCAGCCGGTTGAAAACCGGGGAAAAATTACCAAAAGGAAGAGGTAAAAAATGATTGAAGAATCAAGGTGAGGATGGGTATCATTTATATTATATATTTGATGCCCATCCTTACTGTTTACTGTGGGGAAAATAGGAAACAATATTTTTAGAACTTAACAGAATGAGGGAAAGATGCTATAATTGCAGAGGAGAATAGGAAAAGAAAATAATTCAGTAAGGGGTAAAGGAGACAAAAGATATGGAACAAGTATTAAGCAGCGGAAGCAATGTGGTAACGAATGCTTCTGGAAACGCGAGACAGATTGCGGAACAGATAGGCGGTCAGCCCAGTTTAGAAGCGCTGATCGCGATGACAGTGGTAGGGCTTTTGATTTGTTTCTTTGGATTGAAGCTGGTCAAGATCCAGGTGGCTTTGGTAGGATTGTGTATCGGAGCTTTGATAGGAGTTGCGGTTTCCAGGGCTATGGATATCTCAGGGATTACGTTTGCGATCATTGTATTTGCCTGCGCGGCTCTTTTGGCGGCACTTTCCTTCTTCCTGTATCGATTTGGGGTGTTCTGCCTTGTGTTTTGTATTGCTGTTGGAATTGGAATCCAGTTTATCGATCTGCGGGAAACGCTCCAGCTGATCATTGTTCTGGCAGCAGCTTTGGTAATTTCAGTCGTTGCGGTTATTTTTGTGGAACCTATGGTCATTATATGCACAGCGATTTCTGGCGGGATTACGGCAGGAACCTCCATTGGTACGGCGGCCGGATTTGAGTCCGCGTGGATCGGATACGCCATTGGCGGCGTATTGCTGGCGGCAGGGATGGCTGTACAGTTTATGCTGCATTCCCGGAAGGTAGGGAAAAAGGAAAAGATTTATTCGGAACAGGTGAAAGAAAAGGATTCTGTAGAGTCGGAGGTGGAAAAGGCCAGGATGATTCTGGACGATTCGGAAGAAGAATAAGATCAAAGAGTGAAGGAGGCTTGACTTTGAAGCTGGATATGCATTGTCATGTGAAGGAAGGCTCCATTGACAGTAAAGTGGGTTTGGATGAATATATAACAAAGCTGAAGGAAAACGGTTTTGATGGGATGTTGGTTACAGACCACGATACTTACAAAGGTTACCGTCATTGGAAATACCAGATGAAGGGAAAAGTCCATGAAGACTTTGTCGTGCTTAAGGGCATCGAATATGATACCTGTGACGCGGGACATATTATTTGTATCATGCCGGAAGGGGTAAAGATGCGCCTCCTGGAGCTGAGAGGGCTTCCGGTTGCGGTATTGATCGATTTTGTACATCGGCATGGAGGGATTCTGGGCCCGGCTCATCCCTGCGGGGAAAAGTATCTTAGTTTTACGAATACAAAAAAGTTTTATAAGTCGCCGGAGATTATTAAGAGATTTGATTTTATAGAAGTGTTTAACGCCTGCGAGCCGGAGGAATCCAACGAAGGAGCGCTGAAGCTGGCATATAAGTATAAAAAGCCGGGCATTGGCGGCAGTGATGCCCACAGGCCGGATTGTGTAGGAATGGGATATACCATCCTTCCGGAATATGTAACCTGTGAGACAGAATTGATCTCGCTGATCCGGCAGAAGAAACCGACAGAAGCAGGCGGAAGTCTTTATAATAAGACAACGAAAGATAAGATGGGAAAGGCTAATAAACTTCTGGTCTATTCCTTTTGGATTTACAACAAAGGCGGGGAACTGCTGAAACGTCGTAAGCGGAAGAAGAAAGGAGAGATCGAGAACCCGGTAGATCCCATAGACCCTATTGAGCTGCAATATTGGCAGAATCGCCAGTGATCGCTGGAAGCAGATTATTGAGATGAAAAATGACAAGATAAAAGGGCATTTCCAAGAGAAATGCCCTTTTAACGCGCCTAAATAAGTTTACTCAATGGTAATGAGTTGTGGCTGATCCGCCTGCTTTTCTACTTCCTTTGGAAGCTGAAGACGGAGGACTCCATCTTTAAATGCGGCTTTGATATCTTCCTGAGTGATATCCTCGCCCACATAAAAACTTCTGTTGCAAGTGCCGGTGTACCGCTCTTTGTGGATACATTTGCCCCTGGCATCCTTTTCTTCTTTCGTTTCATTTTTGTGCGCGGTAATGGTAAGATATCCATCTTTCAAATCCGCTTTTATCTCTTCCTTTGCGTATCCGGGAAGTTCCATTTCAATGACATAGTTATTATCTTTCTCGTGGATATCTGTTTTCATGATCTGAGAAGAACCACGGTCATAAGAACGAGTGAAGAAAGGATCGTTAAACATGTCGTCAAATAAATTGTTGAAAGATCTGTTTGCAAGTAACATAACACATTCCTCCTTGAATATATGTGATTGAATTATTGTTTCATTTGTTATATTTATTATATAACACAAATTATTAGCAGTGTCAATAGGTGAGTGCTAAATTTTAAAAATTTCTGAGCATTTTGCGGCATTCGCT is part of the Lachnospiraceae bacterium KGMB03038 genome and encodes:
- a CDS encoding TMEM198/TM7SF3 family protein, whose amino-acid sequence is MEQVLSSGSNVVTNASGNARQIAEQIGGQPSLEALIAMTVVGLLICFFGLKLVKIQVALVGLCIGALIGVAVSRAMDISGITFAIIVFACAALLAALSFFLYRFGVFCLVFCIAVGIGIQFIDLRETLQLIIVLAAALVISVVAVIFVEPMVIICTAISGGITAGTSIGTAAGFESAWIGYAIGGVLLAAGMAVQFMLHSRKVGKKEKIYSEQVKEKDSVESEVEKARMILDDSEEE
- a CDS encoding PHP domain-containing protein yields the protein MKLDMHCHVKEGSIDSKVGLDEYITKLKENGFDGMLVTDHDTYKGYRHWKYQMKGKVHEDFVVLKGIEYDTCDAGHIICIMPEGVKMRLLELRGLPVAVLIDFVHRHGGILGPAHPCGEKYLSFTNTKKFYKSPEIIKRFDFIEVFNACEPEESNEGALKLAYKYKKPGIGGSDAHRPDCVGMGYTILPEYVTCETELISLIRQKKPTEAGGSLYNKTTKDKMGKANKLLVYSFWIYNKGGELLKRRKRKKKGEIENPVDPIDPIELQYWQNRQ
- a CDS encoding Hsp20/alpha crystallin family protein; translation: MLLANRSFNNLFDDMFNDPFFTRSYDRGSSQIMKTDIHEKDNNYVIEMELPGYAKEEIKADLKDGYLTITAHKNETKEEKDARGKCIHKERYTGTCNRSFYVGEDITQEDIKAAFKDGVLRLQLPKEVEKQADQPQLITIE